Within Bacillus sp. E(2018), the genomic segment CCTCTAACGTAAGGTCGCCTACCACTGCAATTACTTTAGCTCCAAAAACATTTGCAGCAATCTGTAGATTCAGTGAGCCTACACCACCGTTGGCACCCGTTACTAGGACGGTTTCATTCGGTTGAACCTGAATCTGTTCGACCATGTGCCACGCAGTTAAACCACTTACGGAGAAAACGGAACTTTCTGTGAAACTCTGTAAAGGCATATCAAAGCAAAGATGTGCTGGCCATACTACATATTCAGCATACCCTCCGTCATACTCAGACCCTATAAATGACATATCATCAGAGATATGTTCGTATCCATCTTGTCCACTTGATGTAAAAGGAAACAAAACAACGTCCTTTCCTATCATAGAAGATGCAACTTGTTTCCCTGTTTTCACAACTGTACCTGTAATATCTGAGCCTGGTATTCTCGGAAATTGAACCCCTTCTGGTCGCCAACCTGATTTAGAACCTGTACCGTATGCTCCTTCTCTCATCCAAATTTCCGTATTATTAATACCACATGCCTTCACCTGAATTAAAACTTCATTTTCTCCTGGCTCCGGTATGTTGATATCAACAACTTCTAATTTATTTATATCACCATAACCTGTCACTTGAACGGCTTTCATAAAATCATTCCTTCTGTCTTAAATTTCTTGCAGCAATTTAACCCTTTATTGAATTTTATATTTAACTTCTCCATCCCTTATAGTAGCCCAAAAGCTATTGAGTAAAACCTTCACAGTAACCTGTAATAAAGTAAAGTTAACGTTCTGATACTTCCCTTTAGCTTTAATTCTGTAAAACAGGTAAACTAATAAAAATTGATACCTGAGAGTGGTGATAACTTGAAAGTGAAAATGAAAGAGTTAATCGAACAAAAAAGGAATGTTCATGTGCTTTATTCTTATAATGGAATGAAAGAATACACAGAAAAAATTGTGAATTTTATTCAAGACGGCACCTCATTAGGAGAGTGTGTTGTAGTGATTGAAAACGAACGCATCTATCGCATGCTTAAACAAGAGTTGGCCATTAGACTAAAACCTGATCAATTGGAGCTTGTCCATCATGTAAATAATTTTGACTTTTACTATTCAAGCGGCAGTTATCATCCACCTGCCATTGTAGATTACTTTTTCAAAACTGTTAAACCTTATGTAGATAACAACAAGTCTTTTCGTTCATGGGCACATGTTGAATGGGGGACAATGGAAGATCCTCTTCATCTTATCGAAGACCTAGAGAGAATCGTGGACGGAGTCGTAAATGAGCTTGCATTCCCACTTATATGTGCATATGAGGGTGAAAAAATGCCAGAACATCTTCAAACCAGCTTACTGAAAACGCATCCCTATATACTCATAGATGAGGAATTCGTTGTATCAGATCAATACACATTGAAACGTATAAATAAATAAATAAATAAATAAAACACTGCGATTTGCAGTGTTTTTAACTTATAAATGGCCATACTCCTGTTTCCAGCACATACTCTTCATTTGAATTCTTTACAACATAATCAAAGTGTTGATGTTTGGGATGCATGAATACTTCATACTGAATTCTTCGTTCCTCGTGTGAATGTAACAAATGATCAATGTTGGTCCCTCGTTCCGAAACATCACGTACCCCTCTCCTACTTAACTCAGTATCACCGTCTGTATATAAATAGATCTTAAGATCAAACAGTGCAGGATCACAAAATGCTACACTCATTCCCTCAACTATTGTTATCTGTTTTCCTGAGGAAACCAAAATACTCTCTGTTAAATGAGTCCCGATCGTGTATAGATTTAACCTATCCCTTATCATTTTTATATCTCGCTCTAAAGACCAAATATGATGAGCAAGTGGATGACATGCTGTCATTTTATAAGAATGGTTTTTATTGTGATACACGTAATCTACTGTTGTGCATTTTCTTAGCTCAGAACGGACGATATAAGGATCCGTATTAATAGAATTTACTTTTTCCTGCCCAATCATATGTATAAGTTTAGAAGCAAATGTTGTTTTTCCTGCAGCACCGTGTCCAGAGATCCCTATTATCAATGGATGTTCTACTCTTCTTATACGATTACTTACTTCTTGTAAAATATTTTCCATGAATTTTTTACTCCTAATTTTTTTCTGGATGATTAATAAATCTTTTTAATAAATATTTTTGAATACCATATAGTTGTAAATATATAGAAATGAACACACCGAGAATGCCACCTAACATTATGCAAATGCCTTGTTGATTATAAGCACTTCCGACAATGAGACCAAACAGTAAGCCTAATAAAAGATTGGAAATGAATACCTTCATATCCTTCCTCCTTATCTGCATTATAATCCTTTTTGAACCTCTAATTATGCGTCTTGTCTTTCTTTTGTCGCGTAACATATCGCTCTATTCCAGAAACCACACTCCCTATAATATAGAGAGCACCGTTTCCAATAAGGACTAGAGCTATAATTGCTCCTGCAAGTCCTGCTCCGAACCCATCACTTCCTTCGCGATGAGCTTCCTCTCCTAAATATGAGCCTACCCACATTGCAACCAACGGTCCTAAAAAACAAA encodes:
- a CDS encoding MEDS domain-containing protein, which gives rise to MKMKELIEQKRNVHVLYSYNGMKEYTEKIVNFIQDGTSLGECVVVIENERIYRMLKQELAIRLKPDQLELVHHVNNFDFYYSSGSYHPPAIVDYFFKTVKPYVDNNKSFRSWAHVEWGTMEDPLHLIEDLERIVDGVVNELAFPLICAYEGEKMPEHLQTSLLKTHPYILIDEEFVVSDQYTLKRINK
- a CDS encoding phosphoribulokinase, which gives rise to MENILQEVSNRIRRVEHPLIIGISGHGAAGKTTFASKLIHMIGQEKVNSINTDPYIVRSELRKCTTVDYVYHNKNHSYKMTACHPLAHHIWSLERDIKMIRDRLNLYTIGTHLTESILVSSGKQITIVEGMSVAFCDPALFDLKIYLYTDGDTELSRRGVRDVSERGTNIDHLLHSHEERRIQYEVFMHPKHQHFDYVVKNSNEEYVLETGVWPFIS
- a CDS encoding zinc-binding dehydrogenase; translated protein: MKAVQVTGYGDINKLEVVDINIPEPGENEVLIQVKACGINNTEIWMREGAYGTGSKSGWRPEGVQFPRIPGSDITGTVVKTGKQVASSMIGKDVVLFPFTSSGQDGYEHISDDMSFIGSEYDGGYAEYVVWPAHLCFDMPLQSFTESSVFSVSGLTAWHMVEQIQVQPNETVLVTGANGGVGSLNLQIAANVFGAKVIAVVGDLTLEEKLKELGATHVVSYKSKDLAHEIQQINGGPIDSVLDVVGDALFSTSLQVLKNGGKFCTSGSAGGQKTELDFRTLYLKHITLYGSVLGTKAEFARMLDAISQGKIKPVIDRTFPLQEAREAQTYFKKAGKLGKIVLIP